One segment of Fusarium oxysporum f. sp. lycopersici 4287 chromosome 7, whole genome shotgun sequence DNA contains the following:
- a CDS encoding hypothetical protein (At least one base has a quality score < 10), whose protein sequence is MGDVYRESRVYRERDWERDDGSSDDERYRKTTIRRYKVAPSRSDRFERGSEFDDGRSHFSRYGRSSGDLAEHDRRSFVPDRPRSAFEGAPSHASFHEDRGRDTAPRSYVYEKETERETYPPPPPPMPMPAPSQVGDRSRAPAFVETKEVERDWDRRSRFDALFDDDVKVENQMVRTERRDNGEYRVEKRVEEHIDDTHGCDVERYRKETEYYTPYDPPPPPAPVIIRQRAPEPQKIIVQEAPPPAPVIVSPRQQQQPGVVVIREREPERQQVVVRREHREHRHEHRHRPSEEEYYYRHEHRDSRGDRDYAIERYDRRRRDHGYHSDDDDYYVRRKVIRRREGSESPHHKRHLAEGALAGAGVTALLNSRRDSYGELPENRGRKVIAGAALGALGTEALRRARSAYGDRWHGDDESPDRSSRLKQGLGIAAVALAAAGAAKYYQSNKIEKEEAIRGRSRRRGYYSDDYSRSRSRSIIRKTTTTKSTSRGSRRRSLSTAAKAALGTVAAAGIAKHIRNRSKSSRGRSSSRSSSSRSRSRSRSRSKSRLRRGAEIAGAAVAAKAAHHVWKKRKEKKDGSDSSSDDEYYRRGPSRSRSRSRSKARSIRSERGTDPELGPVVEYGTDPLATQPLASTSRGYESEAEARRRRRRRRDRSRSASSAGSDNNRKRSRSRLGAAAAAGAADLGIKEYKDKKDREKREQRSRERRLELEREREREDERDRRGRATRSPSRSRSRSRSGKRFDDYDDRRPRSRSPPMASGGAGFPPYPMDPTPPPGNPYTNIPDRSSDFQPYVPQDYTGYPPPPPGPPRGLSTGPANYPPPGPPGPPPPPPGPPGPPPAGGPRAPDNIV, encoded by the exons ATGGGTGACGTCTACAGAGAGTCTCGCGTCTATCGTGAGAGGGACTGGGAGCGAGACGATGGCTCTTCAGACGACGAGCGCTATCGCAAAACCACAATCAGACGATACAAGGTCGCACCAAGCAGGTCTGATCGCTTCGAACGAGGTTCCGAATTTGATGATGGACGTTCCCATTTCTCCCGCTATGGTCGCTCCTCTGGCGACTTAGCTGAACACGACCGACGCTCTTTCGTCCCGGATCGCCCTCGCTCTGCCTTTGAAGGAGCTCCCTCTCATGCTAGTTTTCACGAGGACCGTGGTCGAGACACGGCTCCCCGAAGCTACGTTTACGAAAAGGAGACTGAACGAGAGACTTATCCTCCTCCGCCCCCGCCTATGCCAATGCCTGCGCCTTCTCAGGTTGGAGATCGATCTCGTGCGCCAGCTTTCGTAGAGACCAAGGAAGTTGAGCGTGACTGGGACCGACGATCTCGCTTTGACGCTTTGTTCGACGATGATGTCAAGGTTGAGAACCAAATGGTCAGGACTGAACGCCGAGATAACGGCGAATACCGCGTTGAGAAGCGTGTTGAGGAACATATCGACGACACCCATGGATGCGACGTTGAGCGATACCGCAAGGAGACGGAATACTACACCCCTTACGACCCAccgcctcctccagctcCCGTAATCATTCGACAGCGCGCGCCTGAACCCCAAAAGATCAttgttcaagaagctcctccCCCGGCTCCAGTCATCGTTTCTCCtcgccagcaacagcagcctgGTGTAGTTGTCATTCGCGAGAGAGAGCCTGAAAGACAACAGGTTGTAGTCAGGAGGGAGCATCGGGAGCACCGACACGAGCACCGACATCGTCCTTCGGAGGAGGAGTACTACTATCGCCACGAGCACCGCGACTCCCGTGGAGACCGTGACTACGCCATTGAGCGATATGACCGCAGACGTCGTGACCACGGCTATCAcagcgatgacgatgattaTTACGTCCGACGCAAGGTTATTCGTCGCCGCGAGGGCAGCGAAAGTCCCCACCACAAGCGACACCTGGCCGAGGGCGCTCTCGCGGGTGCGGGTGTCACAGCTCTTCTCAACAGTCGCCGCGACAGCTACGGTGAACTGCCCGAAAACCGCGGCCgcaaggtcattgctggaGCTGCTCTTGGCGCTCTTGGCACTGAGGCTTTGCGCCGAGCTCGTAGCGCTTATGGCGATCGCTggcatggcgacgatgagtCTCCCGACCGCTCCTCTCGACTAAAACAGGGTCTCGGAATCGCTGCTGTTGCTCtagctgctgctggtgccgCTAAATACTACCAGTCCAATAAGATTGAAAAGGAGGAGGCGATTCGAGGCAGAAGCCGTCGTCGTGGTTATTACTCTGATGACTACTCGCGCTCTCGTTCGCGATCCATCATTCGAAAAACCACGACGACAAAGAGCACTAGCCGTGGCAGCCGTCGTCGTAGTTTGTCGACGGCAGCCAAGGCAGCTCTGGGAACTGTTGCTGCTGCAGGTATTGCCAAGCACATTCGCAATAGGTCCAAGTCATCTCGAGGCCGCAGCAGTAGTAGGTCAAGCAGCTCGCGCAGCCGCAGCCGATCAAGGAGCCGCAGCAAGTCTAGACTTCGCCGCGGTGCCGAGATTGCTGGTGCAGCTGTCGCAGCCAAGGCTGCGCACCACGTTTggaagaagcgcaaggaaaagaaggatgGCAGTGACAGTAGCAGCGATGATGAGTACTACCGCCGAGGCCCCTCGAGAAGCCGGAGCAGGAGCAGGTCCAAGGCCAGATCCATTCGTTCAGAGCGCGGGACTGATCCTGAGCTAGGCCCCGTAGTTGAATACGGCACCGATCCCCTCGCGACGCAACCGCTAGCCTCAACGTCGCGAGGCTACGAATCCGAAGCGGAGGCAAGACGTCGACGCCGTAGACGACGCGACCGTAGTCGATCCGCGTCGTCTGCAGGATCCGACAATAACCGTAAACGCAGCAGAAGCCGACTCGGGGCCGCCGCAGCCGCAGGAGCTGCAGACCTTGGTATCAAGGAATACAAGGATAAGAAGGacagggagaagagagagcaGCGCTCTAGGGAACGACGACTCGAACTTGAACGAGAACGCGAGCGAGAAGATGAGCGAGACCGTCGTGGTCGAGCTACCAGATCTCCTTCGCGATCCCGATCCCGAAGTCGTTCCGGGAAAC GATTTGACGACTATGATGATCGTCGCCCTCGCTCACGCTCACCACCCATGGCTTCTGGTGGCGCTGGCTTCCCACCTTATCCTATGGATCCTACTCCTCCACCTGGAAACCCTTACACCAATATTCCGGATCGTTCTTCTGACTTCCAGCCGTACGTTCCTCAAGACTACACGGGCTACCCTCCCCCACCTCCTGGACCTCCTCGAGGACTTTCGACAGGACCCGCCAACTACCCACCGCCAGGACCTCCTGGGCCACCACCGCCCCCTCCTGGACCTCCGGGGCCTCCACCGGCTGGCGGTCCAAGAGCGCCTGACAAT ATAGTCTAG
- a CDS encoding hypothetical protein (At least one base has a quality score < 10) — translation MGDVYRESRVYRERDWERDDGSSDDERYRKTTIRRYKVAPSRSDRFERGSEFDDGRSHFSRYGRSSGDLAEHDRRSFVPDRPRSAFEGAPSHASFHEDRGRDTAPRSYVYEKETERETYPPPPPPMPMPAPSQVGDRSRAPAFVETKEVERDWDRRSRFDALFDDDVKVENQMVRTERRDNGEYRVEKRVEEHIDDTHGCDVERYRKETEYYTPYDPPPPPAPVIIRQRAPEPQKIIVQEAPPPAPVIVSPRQQQQPGVVVIREREPERQQVVVRREHREHRHEHRHRPSEEEYYYRHEHRDSRGDRDYAIERYDRRRRDHGYHSDDDDYYVRRKVIRRREGSESPHHKRHLAEGALAGAGVTALLNSRRDSYGELPENRGRKVIAGAALGALGTEALRRARSAYGDRWHGDDESPDRSSRLKQGLGIAAVALAAAGAAKYYQSNKIEKEEAIRGRSRRRGYYSDDYSRSRSRSIIRKTTTTKSTSRGSRRRSLSTAAKAALGTVAAAGIAKHIRNRSKSSRGRSSSRSSSSRSRSRSRSRSKSRLRRGAEIAGAAVAAKAAHHVWKKRKEKKDGSDSSSDDEYYRRGPSRSRSRSRPRS, via the exons ATGGGTGACGTCTACAGAGAGTCTCGCGTCTATCGTGAGAGGGACTGGGAGCGAGACGATGGCTCTTCAGACGACGAGCGCTATCGCAAAACCACAATCAGACGATACAAGGTCGCACCAAGCAGGTCTGATCGCTTCGAACGAGGTTCCGAATTTGATGATGGACGTTCCCATTTCTCCCGCTATGGTCGCTCCTCTGGCGACTTAGCTGAACACGACCGACGCTCTTTCGTCCCGGATCGCCCTCGCTCTGCCTTTGAAGGAGCTCCCTCTCATGCTAGTTTTCACGAGGACCGTGGTCGAGACACGGCTCCCCGAAGCTACGTTTACGAAAAGGAGACTGAACGAGAGACTTATCCTCCTCCGCCCCCGCCTATGCCAATGCCTGCGCCTTCTCAGGTTGGAGATCGATCTCGTGCGCCAGCTTTCGTAGAGACCAAGGAAGTTGAGCGTGACTGGGACCGACGATCTCGCTTTGACGCTTTGTTCGACGATGATGTCAAGGTTGAGAACCAAATGGTCAGGACTGAACGCCGAGATAACGGCGAATACCGCGTTGAGAAGCGTGTTGAGGAACATATCGACGACACCCATGGATGCGACGTTGAGCGATACCGCAAGGAGACGGAATACTACACCCCTTACGACCCAccgcctcctccagctcCCGTAATCATTCGACAGCGCGCGCCTGAACCCCAAAAGATCAttgttcaagaagctcctccCCCGGCTCCAGTCATCGTTTCTCCtcgccagcaacagcagcctgGTGTAGTTGTCATTCGCGAGAGAGAGCCTGAAAGACAACAGGTTGTAGTCAGGAGGGAGCATCGGGAGCACCGACACGAGCACCGACATCGTCCTTCGGAGGAGGAGTACTACTATCGCCACGAGCACCGCGACTCCCGTGGAGACCGTGACTACGCCATTGAGCGATATGACCGCAGACGTCGTGACCACGGCTATCAcagcgatgacgatgattaTTACGTCCGACGCAAGGTTATTCGTCGCCGCGAGGGCAGCGAAAGTCCCCACCACAAGCGACACCTGGCCGAGGGCGCTCTCGCGGGTGCGGGTGTCACAGCTCTTCTCAACAGTCGCCGCGACAGCTACGGTGAACTGCCCGAAAACCGCGGCCgcaaggtcattgctggaGCTGCTCTTGGCGCTCTTGGCACTGAGGCTTTGCGCCGAGCTCGTAGCGCTTATGGCGATCGCTggcatggcgacgatgagtCTCCCGACCGCTCCTCTCGACTAAAACAGGGTCTCGGAATCGCTGCTGTTGCTCtagctgctgctggtgccgCTAAATACTACCAGTCCAATAAGATTGAAAAGGAGGAGGCGATTCGAGGCAGAAGCCGTCGTCGTGGTTATTACTCTGATGACTACTCGCGCTCTCGTTCGCGATCCATCATTCGAAAAACCACGACGACAAAGAGCACTAGCCGTGGCAGCCGTCGTCGTAGTTTGTCGACGGCAGCCAAGGCAGCTCTGGGAACTGTTGCTGCTGCAGGTATTGCCAAGCACATTCGCAATAGGTCCAAGTCATCTCGAGGCCGCAGCAGTAGTAGGTCAAGCAGCTCGCGCAGCCGCAGCCGATCAAGGAGCCGCAGCAAGTCTAGACTTCGCCGCGGTGCCGAGATTGCTGGTGCAGCTGTCGCAGCCAAGGCTGCGCACCACGTTTggaagaagcgcaaggaaaagaaggatgGCAGTGACAGTAGCAGCGATGATGAGTACTACCGCCGAGGCCCCTCGAGAAGCCGGAGCAGGAGCAG GCCCCGTAGTTGA
- a CDS encoding hypothetical protein (At least one base has a quality score < 10) has translation MMNGMEKSDYDEDRFGPKEGSLVSAFDAFPKSKPQYIQRTSGGGKWTVAVSIISLVLIWGELGRWWRGAESHNFEVEAGVSRELQINMDIVVKMNCDDIHVNVQDASGDHILAAKRLKADRTLWSQWVDNKGMHKLGRDSQGRVNTGSGYNELGYEDEGFGEEHVHDIVALGKKRAKWAKTPKFRGNADSCRIYGSLDLNKVQGDFHITARGHGYRGNGEHLDHSSKFANCSPYRVLTSHRVQLLAHHFGAFIRPILPVAGQPSRRHRQHSSRQLPQVSILPLCCAYCV, from the exons ATGATGAACGGAATGGAAAAGTCAGATTATGACGAGGACAGGTTTGGTCCTAAGGAGGGAAGCTTGGTCAGCGCTTTCGATGCATTTC CCAAATCGAAGCCGCAATACATCCAACGAACATCGGGAGGTGGAAAATGGACAGTTGCCGTGTCTATCATCTCACTTGTCCTCATCTGGGGCGAACTCGGTCGCTGGTGGCGCGGCGCAGAGTCTCACAACTTCGAAGTCGAGGCTGGTGTTTCGCGAGAGCTTCAGATCAACATGGACATCgtggtgaagatgaactGCGACGATATCCATGTTAATGTCCAGGATGCGTCTGGCGATCATATCCTAGCTGCTAAGCGTCTCAAGGCTGATAGGACACTCTGGAGTCAATGGGTCGACAACAAGGGCATGCACAAGCTCGGGCGGGATAGCCAAGGCCGCGTCAACACTGGCTCTGGATATAACGAGTTGGGATATGAAGATGAGGGTTTCGGCGAGGAGCACGTTCACGATATTGTTGCGCTTGGCAAGAAGAGGGCCAAGTGGGCAAAGACACCCAAGTTCAGGGGCAATGCCGACAGCTGTCGTATCTATGGAAGTTTGGACTTGAACAAGGTGCAGGGTGATTTCCATATCACTGCGCGAGGCCATGGTTATCGGGGTAATGGCGAGCATCTCGACCACAGCAGTAAGTTCGCGAATTGTAGTCCATATCGTGTGCTAACCAGTCACAGAGTTCAACTTCTCGCACATCATTTCGGAGCTTTCATACGGCCCATTCTACCCGTCGCTGGTCAACCCTCTCGACGGCACCGTCAACACAGCTCCCGACAACTTCCACAAGTTTCAATACTACCTCTCTGTTGTGCCTACTGTGTATAG
- a CDS encoding hypothetical protein (At least one base has a quality score < 10) yields MDIVVKMNCDDIHVNVQDASGDHILAAKRLKADRTLWSQWVDNKGMHKLGRDSQGRVNTGSGYNELGYEDEGFGEEHVHDIVALGKKRAKWAKTPKFRGNADSCRIYGSLDLNKVQGDFHITARGHGYRGNGEHLDHSKFNFSHIISELSYGPFYPSLVNPLDGTVNTAPDNFHKFQYYLSVVPTVYSVNSKSILTNQYAVTEQSKAVDERYIPGIFFKYDIEPILLTVHESRDGIISLLVKVINIMSGVLVAGHWGFTISDWIHDVIGRRRRSNGGVGVLGTKEGFDQ; encoded by the exons ATGGACATCgtggtgaagatgaactGCGACGATATCCATGTTAATGTCCAGGATGCGTCTGGCGATCATATCCTAGCTGCTAAGCGTCTCAAGGCTGATAGGACACTCTGGAGTCAATGGGTCGACAACAAGGGCATGCACAAGCTCGGGCGGGATAGCCAAGGCCGCGTCAACACTGGCTCTGGATATAACGAGTTGGGATATGAAGATGAGGGTTTCGGCGAGGAGCACGTTCACGATATTGTTGCGCTTGGCAAGAAGAGGGCCAAGTGGGCAAAGACACCCAAGTTCAGGGGCAATGCCGACAGCTGTCGTATCTATGGAAGTTTGGACTTGAACAAGGTGCAGGGTGATTTCCATATCACTGCGCGAGGCCATGGTTATCGGGGTAATGGCGAGCATCTCGACCACAGCA AGTTCAACTTCTCGCACATCATTTCGGAGCTTTCATACGGCCCATTCTACCCGTCGCTGGTCAACCCTCTCGACGGCACCGTCAACACAGCTCCCGACAACTTCCACAAGTTTCAATACTACCTCTCTGTTGTGCCTACTGTGTATAGCGTCAACTCAAAGTCCATCCTTACCAACCAATATGCCGTTACCGAGCAGAGTAAGGCGGTGGACGAGCGATATATCCCTGGTATTTTCTTCAAGTACGATATCGAGCCAATCCTGTTGACCGTTCACGAGAGCCGCGACGGCATCATTAGCCTGTTGGTCAAggtcatcaacatcatgagTGGTGTTCTCGTTGCTGGACACTGGGGTTTCACAATCAGCGATTGGATCCACGATGTGATCGGTCGACGACGACGCAGTAacggtggtgttggtgttttgggaACCAAGGAGGGCTTTGATCAGTAG
- a CDS encoding hypothetical protein (At least one base has a quality score < 10) — protein MGDVYRESRVYRERDWERDDGSSDDERYRKTTIRRYKVAPSRSDRFERGSEFDDGRSHFSRYGRSSGDLAEHDRRSFVPDRPRSAFEGAPSHASFHEDRGRDTAPRSYVYEKETERETYPPPPPPMPMPAPSQVGDRSRAPAFVETKEVERDWDRRSRFDALFDDDVKVENQMVRTERRDNGEYRVEKRVEEHIDDTHGCDVERYRKETEYYTPYDPPPPPAPVIIRQRAPEPQKIIVQEAPPPAPVIVSPRQQQQPGVVVIREREPERQQVVVRREHREHRHEHRHRPSEEEYYYRHEHRDSRGDRDYAIERYDRRRRDHGYHSDDDDYYVRRKVIRRREGSESPHHKRHLAEGALAGAGVTALLNSRRDSYGELPENRGRKVIAGAALGALGTEALRRARSAYGDRWHGDDESPDRSSRLKQGLGIAAVALAAAGAAKYYQSNKIEKEEAIRGRSRRRGYYSDDYSRSRSRSIIRKTTTTKSTSRGSRRRSLSTAAKAALGTVAAAGIAKHIRNRSKSSRGRSSSRSSSSRSRSRSRSRSKSRLRRGAEIAGAAVAAKAAHHVWKKRKEKKDGSDSSSDDEYYRRGPSRSRSRSRSKARSIRSERGTDPELGPVVEYGTDPLATQPLASTSRGYESEAEARRRRRRRRDRSRSASSAGSDNNRKRSRSRLGAAAAAGAADLGIKEYKDKKDREKREQRSRERRLELEREREREDERDRRGRATRSPSRSRSRSRSGKRFDDYDDRRPRSRSPPMASGGAGFPPYPMDPTPPPGNPYTNIPDRSSDFQPYVPQDYTGYPPPPPGPPRGLSTGPANYPPPGPPGPPPPPPGPPGPPPAGGPRAPDNVSNPVHNLGSRGLDEGASDRAGRVVGTGEETGADSTTDSLDSSDEGQPAKSVVFGPLSPKSSMTMRRHREETAAKEEKERQEQEAHDLLQGLVPARPRSKSTPPAMEMDDYFGQRRRHRDDDSSSDESVEELPDRFDRQGRPLDGRSSRSRGWTRRQGDFQYKPRHRDDWDIKGAWQVAGTDSQAVDQLVRGVTGALEGKGGWLGIIGNILGGLQEPEQREAIEDGGHERRRRRRRHRD, from the exons ATGGGTGACGTCTACAGAGAGTCTCGCGTCTATCGTGAGAGGGACTGGGAGCGAGACGATGGCTCTTCAGACGACGAGCGCTATCGCAAAACCACAATCAGACGATACAAGGTCGCACCAAGCAGGTCTGATCGCTTCGAACGAGGTTCCGAATTTGATGATGGACGTTCCCATTTCTCCCGCTATGGTCGCTCCTCTGGCGACTTAGCTGAACACGACCGACGCTCTTTCGTCCCGGATCGCCCTCGCTCTGCCTTTGAAGGAGCTCCCTCTCATGCTAGTTTTCACGAGGACCGTGGTCGAGACACGGCTCCCCGAAGCTACGTTTACGAAAAGGAGACTGAACGAGAGACTTATCCTCCTCCGCCCCCGCCTATGCCAATGCCTGCGCCTTCTCAGGTTGGAGATCGATCTCGTGCGCCAGCTTTCGTAGAGACCAAGGAAGTTGAGCGTGACTGGGACCGACGATCTCGCTTTGACGCTTTGTTCGACGATGATGTCAAGGTTGAGAACCAAATGGTCAGGACTGAACGCCGAGATAACGGCGAATACCGCGTTGAGAAGCGTGTTGAGGAACATATCGACGACACCCATGGATGCGACGTTGAGCGATACCGCAAGGAGACGGAATACTACACCCCTTACGACCCAccgcctcctccagctcCCGTAATCATTCGACAGCGCGCGCCTGAACCCCAAAAGATCAttgttcaagaagctcctccCCCGGCTCCAGTCATCGTTTCTCCtcgccagcaacagcagcctgGTGTAGTTGTCATTCGCGAGAGAGAGCCTGAAAGACAACAGGTTGTAGTCAGGAGGGAGCATCGGGAGCACCGACACGAGCACCGACATCGTCCTTCGGAGGAGGAGTACTACTATCGCCACGAGCACCGCGACTCCCGTGGAGACCGTGACTACGCCATTGAGCGATATGACCGCAGACGTCGTGACCACGGCTATCAcagcgatgacgatgattaTTACGTCCGACGCAAGGTTATTCGTCGCCGCGAGGGCAGCGAAAGTCCCCACCACAAGCGACACCTGGCCGAGGGCGCTCTCGCGGGTGCGGGTGTCACAGCTCTTCTCAACAGTCGCCGCGACAGCTACGGTGAACTGCCCGAAAACCGCGGCCgcaaggtcattgctggaGCTGCTCTTGGCGCTCTTGGCACTGAGGCTTTGCGCCGAGCTCGTAGCGCTTATGGCGATCGCTggcatggcgacgatgagtCTCCCGACCGCTCCTCTCGACTAAAACAGGGTCTCGGAATCGCTGCTGTTGCTCtagctgctgctggtgccgCTAAATACTACCAGTCCAATAAGATTGAAAAGGAGGAGGCGATTCGAGGCAGAAGCCGTCGTCGTGGTTATTACTCTGATGACTACTCGCGCTCTCGTTCGCGATCCATCATTCGAAAAACCACGACGACAAAGAGCACTAGCCGTGGCAGCCGTCGTCGTAGTTTGTCGACGGCAGCCAAGGCAGCTCTGGGAACTGTTGCTGCTGCAGGTATTGCCAAGCACATTCGCAATAGGTCCAAGTCATCTCGAGGCCGCAGCAGTAGTAGGTCAAGCAGCTCGCGCAGCCGCAGCCGATCAAGGAGCCGCAGCAAGTCTAGACTTCGCCGCGGTGCCGAGATTGCTGGTGCAGCTGTCGCAGCCAAGGCTGCGCACCACGTTTggaagaagcgcaaggaaaagaaggatgGCAGTGACAGTAGCAGCGATGATGAGTACTACCGCCGAGGCCCCTCGAGAAGCCGGAGCAGGAGCAGGTCCAAGGCCAGATCCATTCGTTCAGAGCGCGGGACTGATCCTGAGCTAGGCCCCGTAGTTGAATACGGCACCGATCCCCTCGCGACGCAACCGCTAGCCTCAACGTCGCGAGGCTACGAATCCGAAGCGGAGGCAAGACGTCGACGCCGTAGACGACGCGACCGTAGTCGATCCGCGTCGTCTGCAGGATCCGACAATAACCGTAAACGCAGCAGAAGCCGACTCGGGGCCGCCGCAGCCGCAGGAGCTGCAGACCTTGGTATCAAGGAATACAAGGATAAGAAGGacagggagaagagagagcaGCGCTCTAGGGAACGACGACTCGAACTTGAACGAGAACGCGAGCGAGAAGATGAGCGAGACCGTCGTGGTCGAGCTACCAGATCTCCTTCGCGATCCCGATCCCGAAGTCGTTCCGGGAAAC GATTTGACGACTATGATGATCGTCGCCCTCGCTCACGCTCACCACCCATGGCTTCTGGTGGCGCTGGCTTCCCACCTTATCCTATGGATCCTACTCCTCCACCTGGAAACCCTTACACCAATATTCCGGATCGTTCTTCTGACTTCCAGCCGTACGTTCCTCAAGACTACACGGGCTACCCTCCCCCACCTCCTGGACCTCCTCGAGGACTTTCGACAGGACCCGCCAACTACCCACCGCCAGGACCTCCTGGGCCACCACCGCCCCCTCCTGGACCTCCGGGGCCTCCACCGGCTGGCGGTCCAAGAGCGCCTGACAATGTGAGTAATCCTGTCCACAACCTTGGCTCAAGAGGCCTTGATGAGGGTGCGTCCGACCGTGCTGGGAGGGTTGTTGGCACAGGAGAAGAAACGGGAGCTGACTCTACAACAGATAGTCTAGACTCGTCTGATGAGGGCCAACCGGCCAAGTCGGTAGTGTTTGGCCCTTTGTCACCGAAGAGCTCTATGACAATGAGGCGACACCGTGAGGAAACagcagccaaagaagaaaaggagagaCAGGAGCAGGAGGCTCATGACCTACTTCAAGGTCTTGTACCTGCAAGGCCACGTTCGAAGTCTACTCCTCCTGCTATGGAAATGGATGACTACTTTGGACAGAGACGCCGTCATCGAGATGATGACTCCAGCTCGGATGAGTCTGTCGAAGAACTACCTGACCGATTTGACAGACAGGGTAGGCCCCTGGATGGACGATCGAGTAGGAGCCGTGGTTGGACACGCAGACAAGGTGATTTTCAGTATAAACCCAGACATCGGGATGATTGGGACATCAAAGGTGCTTGGCAAGTAGCTGGAACAGACAGCCAAGCCGTGGATCAGCTCGTTCGTGGTGTCACTGGAGCACTTGAAGGTAAAGGCGGATGGCTTGGTATAATTGGAAACATTCTTGGAGGACTACAAGAACCAGAGCAACGAGAGGCTATTGAAGACGGGGGTCacgaaagaagaagacgcaGAAGGAGACACCGAGATTAA
- a CDS encoding hypothetical protein (At least one base has a quality score < 10) translates to MMNGMEKSDYDEDRFGPKEGSLVSAFDAFPKSKPQYIQRTSGGGKWTVAVSIISLVLIWGELGRWWRGAESHNFEVEAGVSRELQINMDIVVKMNCDDIHVNVQDASGDHILAAKRLKADRTLWSQWVDNKGMHKLGRDSQGRVNTGSGYNELGYEDEGFGEEHVHDIVALGKKRAKWAKTPKFRGNADSCRIYGSLDLNKVQGDFHITARGHGYRGNGEHLDHSKFNFSHIISELSYGPFYPSLVNPLDGTVNTAPDNFHKFQYYLSVVPTVYSVNSKSILTNQYAVTEQSKAVDERYIPGIFFKYDIEPILLTVHESRDGIISLLVKVINIMSGVLVAGHWGFTISDWIHDVIGRRRRSNGGVGVLGTKEGFDQ, encoded by the exons ATGATGAACGGAATGGAAAAGTCAGATTATGACGAGGACAGGTTTGGTCCTAAGGAGGGAAGCTTGGTCAGCGCTTTCGATGCATTTC CCAAATCGAAGCCGCAATACATCCAACGAACATCGGGAGGTGGAAAATGGACAGTTGCCGTGTCTATCATCTCACTTGTCCTCATCTGGGGCGAACTCGGTCGCTGGTGGCGCGGCGCAGAGTCTCACAACTTCGAAGTCGAGGCTGGTGTTTCGCGAGAGCTTCAGATCAACATGGACATCgtggtgaagatgaactGCGACGATATCCATGTTAATGTCCAGGATGCGTCTGGCGATCATATCCTAGCTGCTAAGCGTCTCAAGGCTGATAGGACACTCTGGAGTCAATGGGTCGACAACAAGGGCATGCACAAGCTCGGGCGGGATAGCCAAGGCCGCGTCAACACTGGCTCTGGATATAACGAGTTGGGATATGAAGATGAGGGTTTCGGCGAGGAGCACGTTCACGATATTGTTGCGCTTGGCAAGAAGAGGGCCAAGTGGGCAAAGACACCCAAGTTCAGGGGCAATGCCGACAGCTGTCGTATCTATGGAAGTTTGGACTTGAACAAGGTGCAGGGTGATTTCCATATCACTGCGCGAGGCCATGGTTATCGGGGTAATGGCGAGCATCTCGACCACAGCA AGTTCAACTTCTCGCACATCATTTCGGAGCTTTCATACGGCCCATTCTACCCGTCGCTGGTCAACCCTCTCGACGGCACCGTCAACACAGCTCCCGACAACTTCCACAAGTTTCAATACTACCTCTCTGTTGTGCCTACTGTGTATAGCGTCAACTCAAAGTCCATCCTTACCAACCAATATGCCGTTACCGAGCAGAGTAAGGCGGTGGACGAGCGATATATCCCTGGTATTTTCTTCAAGTACGATATCGAGCCAATCCTGTTGACCGTTCACGAGAGCCGCGACGGCATCATTAGCCTGTTGGTCAAggtcatcaacatcatgagTGGTGTTCTCGTTGCTGGACACTGGGGTTTCACAATCAGCGATTGGATCCACGATGTGATCGGTCGACGACGACGCAGTAacggtggtgttggtgttttgggaACCAAGGAGGGCTTTGATCAGTAG